In one window of Sciurus carolinensis chromosome X, mSciCar1.2, whole genome shotgun sequence DNA:
- the LOC124971511 gene encoding trafficking protein particle complex subunit 13-like, with translation MLLNKICLFSVSSPLDIETKFYNSEMGDLFLEVQIQNMSSSTVFIQKVLLEPSEMYIGIELNTINQDGEDESTFGTRTFLQSSEGRQYLYHLQLKPEYSEKASAIRELMDVGKLDIVWKRNLGEMPIVQTIQLETEAPFYGNIKLYLEKTPDTVILEEPFHITCKITNCSARKMKLVLKMCDTASVRWCGNSGRYLGKLPPQSSLCFTLTLLSLKLGLQSISGLRITDKVLRKTYDYDDVANVYVVPSIIKMKC, from the coding sequence atgcttttaaataaaatctgcttatttTCTGTCTCCTCACCATTGGACATTGAAACCAAGTTTTACAATTCAGAAATGGGTGACTTATTTCTTGAAGTGCAGATTCAAAACATGTCATCTTCAACTGTGTTTATACAAAAGGTTTTGTTAGAGCCATCTGAAATGTACATTGGGATAGAATTAAATACTATTAACCAGGATGGAGAAGATGAGAGTACATTTGGAACAAGGACATTTTTGCAGTCATCAGAAGGACGCCAGTATTTATATCACCTTCAGCTAAAGCCAGAATATTCAGAGAAAGCTAGTGCCATTAGGGAACTAATGGATGTGGGAAAATTGGATATAGTATGGAAAAGAAATCTAGGTGAAATGCCAATAGTACAAACAATCCAGCTTGAAACAGAGGCTCCATTTTATGGAAACATAAAGCTGTATTTGGAGAAAACCCCAGACACCGTAATTCTGGAAGAGCCTTTTCATATTACCTGCAAGATAACAAACTGTAGTGCTAGGAAAATGAAATTGGTTTTGAAAATGTGTGATACAGCTTCTGTTCGTTGGTGTGGAAATTCAGGAAGGTATCTTGGAAAGCTGCCTCCTCAGTCATCTCTCTGCTTTACCCTGACACTACTTTCCTTAAAACTGGGCCTCCAAAGTATTTCTGGCTTACGAATAACAGACAAAGTATTAAGGAAAACATATGACTATGATGATGTTGCAAATGTCTATGTAGTACCTTccatcattaaaatgaaatgttga